In the Halictus rubicundus isolate RS-2024b chromosome 12, iyHalRubi1_principal, whole genome shotgun sequence genome, CAGACTTGTGGACCAGATGGGGTTGGCCGTGAGCGACAATGACCGGGCTGGGCGTCGACGATCGAGGCACGTGGGTGGTCAGAAGCTGAAGATTCGACATCTCCTGCTTCTGCCTCGGCGACAGCAGGTTGTTGTCCGTGGTGATCGGACCGGGTATTTGCTTTTGAGATCTGGAGGACAAGGTGTCCGCCATCGCGCTCGGCTTGCCGAACACCGGACTCGAGGTGCTGGCGGTGATCTCGATCTTAGCCGTTTCCGGGATGTACGTGGGCGGCTGGTTGGGCGAAGGAACTTTCGGGGACGTGGACGCTTTGTTCGTTGGTTCTGGTATAACTGCCGGAGAGAGCTTAGGCTCTTCTAGCCGCTGCGCGGGCTCGTTGGGATTGACCGGGAGCAGCGTCTCGATGACCGACTTGCCGCTTATGGCCAGGTCCCTGGAGCTTTTCACAGGCATGTACGGACGGTGTGGAATATTCAGTGTGAGCGGCGGCAGGCCACCTCTGGGATAGCTGGGAGCCAGAGCTCTCATGCCAGGAGCGTGTTGGATCACGGGCTGTTGAGTGGCCGCGGTGGAATAGATCTGCTGCGCGGGCGTTTCCGGTCTCAGAGAAGACACGGACACGCTGACGGCGATCTTCGTCGGTGGCGGTGACGGTTTGCCGACGTTGGGCATGTGAGGACTCAACGACGGGTTTCGAGACCATTGTCCATTCGGAGACGACGGCTGCGTGATCCTCGGCGACAGCTGCGACGGCACCAGAGGTGGAATTCTGGATGGCACCAACGGTGGCAGAGGAGTCAGGCTCGAGGCGGTGGTGGTGCAAACGGCGGATATGTTCTGCATCCTTGGGGAGGCTTGACGCATAGGCACCATCTGCGACTGCGGCGACACGGGCAGCTTCTGGTAGAGCGGTTGCACGCTGATGGGAGGTGGTCTGGGACTGGCTGCAGCGATCCTAGGTGTTTCTCCGGTGATGGGCACGCTGCACGGTCCGAGACCAGGCTGCTTGTACTGCGGAGGAGGAGACGCCGAGACCAGATGGGGTTGGGTGGTGATTACCTCCGGGCTGGTGACGCTGACGTTGGTGTCAACGGGTTCGATCGGTACAGGCTTGACGACTTCACGAGGCTTCTCGTTCAGCGACCACGAATGGGCGATGACTGACGCGGGTGGACTCTGCGGTTTCACAGGTATGGCGGCGATTCTAGCTTCGACGGGCTTTTCCGTTGCTGCCGGAGACGGCGCGATGGTGTTGACAGTCTTTGTGGGAGATTTGTAGAACGATGGAATGTCTGGCGTTTTCGGTGGCTGCGTCAGGTCGAACGTCTCGTAGTTCGGGTCCTCCTCCGTGTCGGTGTCTATCTGCAGGTCGTGCTCGCTCTGCGGAGTGTCCGGCTTCAAGTCGGTCTCCCCTTCGCCGGCGGATGGGTTCAGACTCTCGACAGCCTGCTGCATCTCTTCGACGTCCTCCTGAGGCGCTTCCGGTGGCGGGCCGACGGTGTCGTCCGCTTCCGCGTCCTCTTCCTCGCCCTCGTAGGAGAAGTCCTCGGTGGAAGCACCGAAGGTCTCTTCCAAGAGCGCGGCGACAGCGTCCTCGGTCTCCTCCTGTGAGATAGCGACCCTTGGCTTGTCTTCCGTCTGCGCGGGCGGCGTCGTCGGCACCGTCACGTCCGGTTCCTCCCTGCTGCTTCGAGATTGGCAGCCGCTCTCGCGTTCTTCCGGTTCCGAGATGCTCTTCACCGCGTTCTCGTGGATCGTCTCGTCGATTTCGATGCCGAAGCCGGGAATGaacttctccttcttcttctcctgcTTGGAGCTCTGGATTCCGCTACTGACCGGTGGCGTCATCGACGGTGTCATCGACGGCGTCATCGGCGGCGCTGGCACGGTCGCGGCGACCTTGGGAATCGGACTCAACAGCGCGTCTCTAGGCGTTGGAAGCGTGGGCGACATGGTTTTGGTGATGATCGGACTGCTGGCTCGCGGGGGACTAGGATCCGCGCCGAGATACGGTAACTCGCCGCTCTTCTCGtgatggtgatgatgatgatggtggtgATGATGGTAGTCCTTCCGACTGCGCTCCTCCTTCgacttctttcttttcttcttcttctctttgacCTTCTCCGGGACCGTGGATGGAGTCGATTGTTCCACGCTGTCGTTGTCGTCGGTGAACCGGAACACGTCGTGGTCGTTGCTCTCGGTGCACGCGATGTCCAACTTCGGCGAGTTCGGCAGCCCCAACAGATTCGCCTCGATCTCCCGACCAGCTTCGGCGAGGTCCACGCTGTTCTCGTCTTCCGGTTGATGGCGACGCTTCCTATCCGTTTTCCTCCTGATCCGCTCCACGTCCAGCACCGGACTGTGACCACCGTCGCTGTCGGACGCGTAGGTGTTGTTTTCCGACGGGATGTTGCCCAACCGGTTGAAGAACGTGTTCGACGGaccgtcgtcgacgtcgtctgACAACGGTCCGAAGATGTCCTCCATCCGTTGGGAGTCTCTCGCCTCCTGCCTGTTGAGCCTTTTCCTTCTCGCCTTGGCCTTGTCGTCCCCGTTCCTGTCTCGCCTCTTGTCCTTCTTGTTCCGTTGTTTCTTGTCCGACCGTATTCTCTCGTCCGCGTTCTCCAACACCGTCGACCCCGACGTGGTCGTGGTGCTGGCGACCGTGATGGCCTCGGACGTGTGATTCGGCCGGCAGTCCACGGTGCTCGGGATGCTCGACTTGTTCTTGTGCTCGACGCTCTCCGAGGACTCGGTCTTCGAGCTGTCCTCGGTCGATATCGAGATCTTCTGccgcttctgcttcttcttgtGCGACTTCTTGCGCGAGTCCCTCTCGTGGTTGTTCACGACGATGGCGGGATGGTTCGCGCGGAAGCCGACAGACATCCGCTCGTCGTCGTCCGACGTGCGTGGCTCTTCCTTCACGCTCGCGCGCACGCTGCTGACCACCGTCGACGTCTCCAGAGGATTGTGCTTCTCCTCGGTGTCCGCGAATCCCAAGTCGACGTCGCTCTCGAGGAACCTCTCGGTCTTCACCTTGCGGATCTTGTTGTTGAACGACTCCTCCTCCTCGCTGGTGTCCGAGTGGATCCTCGACCTTGATCCCTTTCTCGACAACGACTTCGCCCTGGCGGAGTCGGACTCGGACGTGGCTTCGTCCTCCGTCAGAGCTTTACTGGACACCGAGTCCCCGTCCCACGAGGTGCTCTGTTTCTTCTCCTCCCGTCTCGCTCGACTCTGCTTCAGCTGCGAGAACTTGTCCTTCAGGCGCACCTGACGCTTCTCCTCCTCGAGCTTCTGCATGTTCTTCGTCGAGCGAGCCTTCACCTTGTCGTACATGCTGATGTAAGCGGGCTCGTCGTCTACGATGTCGAAGATCGAGTGCTTCTTCGGCTCGTCGCTGTCGGTGTCCGTGGCCGACGGGTGTCTGGCCACTTGCAGCTCGTGGGTGGACAGCGGCCCGTCGTCCACGTCGCTGTGCAGGTTCAGAGAGGACTGTTGCTGATGGTGTTGCTGTATCTCTCGGGAATGATTGGAGCTGACCGAGGTCTGCTCGCTCGGCGAGTTCGAATCATTTCGCTTCGAGAGCTCCAGTCTCGACAGGAACTCCTTGTCCGACTCGTGGGAGACCCTGGGGCTACGCTCCCTCGACTCCTTCTCCGAGCGGTTCCTCTTGCTGCGCTGCTTCTCCTTCCCCTCCCGGTTGTTTTCCCTGTTCTCCCTATTCTCCCGGTTCTCCCGGTTCTCTCGGTTCTCCCTGTTCTCCCTGTTCGACTCCCTGTTGTTCTCGCTGTGAGCGTCCCTGCTGTCCTGGGTCTGCGTGGAGCCGCTGCTCTCTTTACTGTCGCGGCTCTCTCTGCTCTCTCGGCTGGACCGATGGGAGTCGTTGCGGTGCTTCCGGTCCTCGGACCTCCTGTTCTGTCTAGGCCGGTCTTTGCTGTCTCTGCGGTGGTCGGAGATCTTCATGCGCTTCGCATCGTCGTCTGGCGGTCCATCCTGCGACGAACACCGCCGTTTGATGGACACCGGGGCGGGCGAGATCTGGTTCTGCGACTGTGACACGGATTGATGGAGATGGTTCTCGATCGGCTGTCGCCTGCTGTCGTCCCGGTCTCTCTTCTCTTTGTCCTTCTCCTCTCGATCTCTCCTCTTGTCGCGCTCGgacttctctttctctcgtctcTCCTGGTCTTCGCGTTCCCTCCTCTTCTCCCGGTCGTGTTTCTCGCGCTCGAATCTCTCCCgctcctctttctctcgtttctcTTTCTCCGCTCGTTCccgttcctctttctctttccgtcGCTCCCTCTCgagcctctctttctcttccctcTCGCGCTTCCGTTCCCTCTCAatcctctccttctcctcccgccttctttctctctccagTCTGTCCCgttcctctttctctcgcctCTCCTGCTCTTCCCTCTCTTTCCTGAGTCGCTCCTTctcctgtttctctctctccaaCCGAAGCTCCCGTTCTTTCCTTTCCCGATCCTCTCGTTCTCGCCTCTCCCGCTCTTCCCTCTCCCTTCTCTCCTGCCGTTCCTTCTCCTCTCGCTCGCGTTTCTCGCGATCCAACCGctccttctctctcctctccttctcctttgCCTCGTTCTCCTCCCGCTCCTTTCGTTCccgttctctctcctctctctcccgttTGTCTTCCTGCCGTTCTTTGTCGAGCCTTTCCCGTTCCCGTCTCTCCTCGTCCTTCTCCCTCCTCTCTTCCCGCTCCTTCCGCTCCTGTTGTCTGTCACGGTCCTCCTTTTCCCTCCTCTCCTGTCTCTCCCTGTCGTCCTTCTCTCGTCTCTCCTTCTCCTCCCGTTCTTTCCTCTCGTAGCGGACCTCCTTGTTCTCCTTGAACTCTCTATGACTATCAGAGTCCCCAATGTCGTTCACCACGGACTCCTTCTCCTCCCGGTCCTTGCGACTGCTGCTACTCTTCTCGACGTCCGCGTCCTCTTTCCGCGACTTCCTCTGACAGTCCTTGCCCTTGCTGTACTTCGAGTCCCTGCTGTCCTTGCTGTCGCGTGAGTCCCTGCTCTCCCGATTGCTGCCCGCCTCTTTCCTgacccgggagcgggacccgtcGGAGGACAGCGACGACGACGAGCAGGACGATATCGACGAAGAAGACGTCGTGGAAGACGGTGGCAGGACCGCGACGGCGGTGGACATGGAAGTTTGGTACTGGCCGGTCGACGATGTCGTGGTCGACGCGCTGGTCGTCGAGGAGGTGGTCGCGGTGGCCGGGGTGGCCGACGAGGTCGCGGTGGTCGTTGTCGGCGTCGCGGTGACCGGCGCCGTACTCGGGTACGCGACTGTCGACGGAACCGTGGTCGGGACGACAGGCGGAGGCGGCGCCGACGACGTCGTGCTCAGTCCTCGACTCGTCGAGGCTCCGAGAACGTGTATATTACTTACGCTACCGTTGCTGCTAAGAATACTACTAGCTGACGCTAAACCGCTACTGTTGCCGCTACTGGCTGTCGTCCCGCTGCCAAGACCGATCGGCAACGAGACCGGTGGTAATTCGGGACTAACTGTTTTGATTGACGTACCGGGCGTGATCGGTGTGGCCGGTGTCGGGTGCACGCAATTGTGCTGCACCGACGCCCGCGGGTCCGTCGTCTTCAGCGCGGTGGACACGCACGTCGTGAAGTTCAGGCTCGAGGACAGAGACGCGATGCTGCCCCCCAACCCCGTGATCTGGCCGGTGGTGGACATGGCGCCGCTGACACTGACACTGACACTGACACTGCCGCTACTACTGCTGCTGTTACCGCTGCCGGCTAACTGTACAGGCGGGTGACTAGGAAACGGATACTGTAGGCAGACCTTGCTGGTGCAACCGCCGCCAGCCGACGTCAGGCCGCTCGTCCCGCCGATGATCGAGCTGACGTTCAGCACGCCGGTGAACTCTCGCGGCTCGTACTTCTCGCTGAAGTTCTCCAGCCGCTTCGAGTCCTCGTCGAACACGCTCCGCTTGGCAAGAACCGATTTCACAATGTCGGACGGCTGCACCTCGTGTAGGTCCATGTCTAGGAGCTTGTGCCGAAACCTGAACCGTTCCGACGCCGTCGCGTCCAACTTGGCTAGGGCGTCACCGCCGGCAGCGCTCAACGCTCTCGACCCGGACCATTTCTCGTACTTCTCGTCGAGCGACCGTATCCTCTCTTCGAGACTCGGCGACTGCGGTGCCGTTTCGCTGTCCGAGCTCGTCGGACTCGGACTCGGGTGACGCGGTGGTGGCGAAGCCGGTGGTTGCGGAGCTGCGCGAGGACTCGGTGCCGTCGACAGGTTCGCGCATGGCGGGCTCGCGACCTTCGCAAGACTCGCGTTGCTCGacctgttgctgttgctgctgttgttgttgctgctgctggtgttgttgttgttgttgttgttattgttgttcaGCATCTGCGTCGCGAACCTCGGCAAAGGCAACGACAGAGGACCCTCGTGACTACGCTCGCGAAACCGCCTTGGCTCGCTCGGCACCAGGTTCTCCGGCCTCTCGTCCACCAACGGGGTGCCTGGCCGTGAGCCGTCGTGGTGTTCGTGGTGCCTGCAACGGACATTTGTTTGCCACGTTAGTTCTACCGTTTTTAGGATGCTTGTCTCTTGCAAAGTTCGCCGACAGCTATTCCCCCCCGCTCCTGTTGATCGCATGTCTTTAATATACTAGGTAGAGAAGATTCCTGAACATCATAAGCAACCTACTAGGCTTCAGTCGAGAAGTCTGTCTTGAAACGAGCTATAGTTTGGGATACAATTGTCTCCGGAATATCATAAGCAACAGGCTAGGTTTTATACGAAGTACGTCTTGAAACAAGCTATTAGAGAATTTGGGGGAACAAGCGTCTCCGAAACATCAAACGGGACGCCCTGGCTAGGCAAGACTTGCACCCACCTGCTAGTGACGTCGCGACGTCGCTTGCAAGGTCCAGGGCCTCTGGCCTCGCAGCTGCCTCTTCTCGTGCCGTGATGCACGACGACCTTGCTATCACTGACACGCCGGATGTCCATGCCTTTTCTACTCGAGTGCGAGGTGACGAGCAACGAGGCGATCTCGGGCTCGTCGTCCTCGCAGAGTATCGTCGTCGACGCGCCGTCGAGCTTCGCGCGTTTTTTCGGCGCGAACCCGACCTCGTCGCCGCTACTGTGACACTCCTCGAGCTGCTCGAGCAGGTGGACCCTCTCCTTCTGAAGGTGTCGGATGTCGGTGGGCGGTAGCAAAGGCGGTGGCGGCGCCGGTGGCTCCACGCTGGTCACGACGCTTTGCACAGCGTGCCGTCGGGACGGCGGAGGACAGTCGTCGTCGTTTAACTTGCCGTCGCCGAGCACGCTGCTCTGGTAGTCGTCGTGGCTGGCCCCGCTGCCCTGACTGAACTCGTCGTAGCTGCGAAACCTACGCGGCGCCGGCTCGCTGTAGTCTCCGTCGTAATAAGTGTCCTGGTACGACCTCCTGTTGCTGCGGGTCATCGCGGTCGGGTGCGCCGGACTCGCGCCCGGCGTGCTTCCTCCTCCAGATGTGCGGGAGTAACTCGCCGTTCTCGACCTCGGGGGCGTCTCGTAGCGGGTAAACCTGCCACTCGAATTCGACACGGTCACCCCGGAGTCGAAACTGCTGCGCTCCCGCCTGGAAGGAATCCTTCAAATAATGGTTGCACTATATTTCACGTTATCGTTCGTGGCAATCAGGTACATCCAGGAACATCCCCTGGGACACCTTCGACCCGTTTCTGCAGGGTTACTGACTAGTTCGCCTGGCTAACTTTCCCCCCACGTGTCTCGCAACTATCGTTACCTCTCGTGCTGACAACTAAATAAATTCTTCATTCTAAAACGGCCTGCAGACGATACTATTTGTCATACACaggtggggtatttggcccgaaaaccCTGCAAGTAATTATACTAGCAGAaagtgaaaaaagaaaaggaggaTATGGATGTATTCTTACATGAATTTATTACTTGAATTAGAAGTGATAGTGTCCAAAGCGTGGACATTTTTAGAAAACATAGAATATAGCTAAGTCCTTTTACATTCTAAAACCCTTACAACTTGGTTCATTCATAAAACTCAATTTCTAAACCGATTTTCTAGACCTCCCTCTTACTCGTTCCAGGAGTAAGCTTCATGTTCGTTATTCCATGGACGGTTCTCCTAGTTGCAACTGCAGAAACGTTTGTCGATTACCCCATGGAACATCCTGCGTGTACAATAAGTTTAACGCGTTCACTGTTCAACattttctcaagaaaatatttctataatttcacgAATTGTAAGTAAATGTTCCTAAGATTATACAAAACTCGGTTGACCCTTGCACAGGCAACCAAAATGTATAAACAATTCTAAACCTGCAGCGTCTAAGATTCCGTGCAGAACAGTGAACTTGTTCTCATTTGTTGAGATACTGTATAGTTGATTGTTTTACTAGGTTGCCAGGTTAACCGGGCACTGTTGTGCGCTACAAAGTATACATACGTGACATCAAAGGTGGTAGCAGGGGAGGGCCTTGTGTCCCAAGGTTTTTCTCCAGCGATACCCTGCCGTTCCAGGTGCTCGTAGAAAGTCTCCTGGCACTCCCTGGAGGCAAAGTCGACTTGAAGCCGACGACCACGAAGAGCCACGCCCC is a window encoding:
- the LOC143359573 gene encoding uncharacterized protein LOC143359573 isoform X1 — protein: MVRETRHLWVGNLPENIREDRIREHFKRYGRVQSVKLLPRGEECPVDGGTGGSLGEGNEGGSGSNSGNGGSGGGSGSSSNTGGASATVAFMDIKSAAKAHATEHTLDERALTTQYYEPQHLQHRFPSHGSSEDHGSSGGSGGGVSVVGVSGGSGSGIVSGGVVSGGGGGSSGGGVSVGVGGSGVGGSAVGSVVSVGGGVSGGGGGGINDRGERDRERERERDRERDRDRDRDRDRDRDRERERDRERERERERERERERDRDRERGGEGFESRGSHGSFYTSERSSRGVGSGGGVGGVGGGGGGVVVVGGHPADPSAGDPGGYIPRGRPPPASSYHVTSTRARDRLYSRTGPYASGPPPPPHLDRHRGGLPPSSWSAYESTTSRYGNAPPPPSPANNDAYQDEQDYIRRVVPLGGGGGSGGGGGGGGSGSSGALRQHKKQRRKSRSGSSSPSGSSRSGSSSSSRSGSSAGSTSGGSTSPGSSPHRTGNAAVTEDRRPLAICVRNLPARSSDTSLKDGLFHEYKKHGKVTWVKVVGAAGDRYALVCFKKPEDVEKALEVSHDKLFFGCKIEVAPYQGYDVEDNEFRPYEAELDEYHPKATRTLFIGNLEKDVTASELRKHFEPFGEIIEIDVKKQGAVTSYAFCQYSDIGSVVKAMRSMDGEHLGANRIKLGFGKSMPTSCVWVDGIGDCMSEKYLNMQFHQFGPISQVVVDRERGHALVFFEQISCAQAAVKEMRGVALRGRRLQVDFASRECQETFYEHLERQGIAGEKPWDTRPSPATTFDVTIPSRRERSSFDSGVTVSNSSGRFTRYETPPRSRTASYSRTSGGGSTPGASPAHPTAMTRSNRRSYQDTYYDGDYSEPAPRRFRSYDEFSQGSGASHDDYQSSVLGDGKLNDDDCPPPSRRHAVQSVVTSVEPPAPPPPLLPPTDIRHLQKERVHLLEQLEECHSSGDEVGFAPKKRAKLDGASTTILCEDDEPEIASLLVTSHSSRKGMDIRRVSDSKVVVHHGTRRGSCEARGPGPCKRRRDVTSRHHEHHDGSRPGTPLVDERPENLVPSEPRRFRERSHEGPLSLPLPRFATQMLNNNNNNNNNNTSSSNNNSSNSNRSSNASLAKVASPPCANLSTAPSPRAAPQPPASPPPRHPSPSPTSSDSETAPQSPSLEERIRSLDEKYEKWSGSRALSAAGGDALAKLDATASERFRFRHKLLDMDLHEVQPSDIVKSVLAKRSVFDEDSKRLENFSEKYEPREFTGVLNVSSIIGGTSGLTSAGGGCTSKVCLQYPFPSHPPVQLAGSGNSSSSSGSVSVSVSVSGAMSTTGQITGLGGSIASLSSSLNFTTCVSTALKTTDPRASVQHNCVHPTPATPITPGTSIKTVSPELPPVSLPIGLGSGTTASSGNSSGLASASSILSSNGSVSNIHVLGASTSRGLSTTSSAPPPPVVPTTVPSTVAYPSTAPVTATPTTTTATSSATPATATTSSTTSASTTTSSTGQYQTSMSTAVAVLPPSSTTSSSSISSCSSSSLSSDGSRSRVRKEAGSNRESRDSRDSKDSRDSKYSKGKDCQRKSRKEDADVEKSSSSRKDREEKESVVNDIGDSDSHREFKENKEVRYERKEREEKERREKDDRERQERREKEDRDRQQERKEREERREKDEERRERERLDKERQEDKREREERERERKEREENEAKEKERREKERLDREKREREEKERQERREREERERREREDRERKERELRLEREKQEKERLRKEREEQERREKEERDRLERERRREEKERIERERKREREEKERLERERRKEKEERERAEKEKREKEERERFEREKHDREKRREREDQERREKEKSERDKRRDREEKDKEKRDRDDSRRQPIENHLHQSVSQSQNQISPAPVSIKRRCSSQDGPPDDDAKRMKISDHRRDSKDRPRQNRRSEDRKHRNDSHRSSRESRESRDSKESSGSTQTQDSRDAHSENNRESNRENRENRENRENRENRENRENNREGKEKQRSKRNRSEKESRERSPRVSHESDKEFLSRLELSKRNDSNSPSEQTSVSSNHSREIQQHHQQQSSLNLHSDVDDGPLSTHELQVARHPSATDTDSDEPKKHSIFDIVDDEPAYISMYDKVKARSTKNMQKLEEEKRQVRLKDKFSQLKQSRARREEKKQSTSWDGDSVSSKALTEDEATSESDSARAKSLSRKGSRSRIHSDTSEEEESFNNKIRKVKTERFLESDVDLGFADTEEKHNPLETSTVVSSVRASVKEEPRTSDDDERMSVGFRANHPAIVVNNHERDSRKKSHKKKQKRQKISISTEDSSKTESSESVEHKNKSSIPSTVDCRPNHTSEAITVASTTTTSGSTVLENADERIRSDKKQRNKKDKRRDRNGDDKAKARRKRLNRQEARDSQRMEDIFGPLSDDVDDGPSNTFFNRLGNIPSENNTYASDSDGGHSPVLDVERIRRKTDRKRRHQPEDENSVDLAEAGREIEANLLGLPNSPKLDIACTESNDHDVFRFTDDNDSVEQSTPSTVPEKVKEKKKKRKKSKEERSRKDYHHHHHHHHHHHEKSGELPYLGADPSPPRASSPIITKTMSPTLPTPRDALLSPIPKVAATVPAPPMTPSMTPSMTPPVSSGIQSSKQEKKKEKFIPGFGIEIDETIHENAVKSISEPEERESGCQSRSSREEPDVTVPTTPPAQTEDKPRVAISQEETEDAVAALLEETFGASTEDFSYEGEEEDAEADDTVGPPPEAPQEDVEEMQQAVESLNPSAGEGETDLKPDTPQSEHDLQIDTDTEEDPNYETFDLTQPPKTPDIPSFYKSPTKTVNTIAPSPAATEKPVEARIAAIPVKPQSPPASVIAHSWSLNEKPREVVKPVPIEPVDTNVSVTSPEVITTQPHLVSASPPPQYKQPGLGPCSVPITGETPRIAAASPRPPPISVQPLYQKLPVSPQSQMVPMRQASPRMQNISAVCTTTASSLTPLPPLVPSRIPPLVPSQLSPRITQPSSPNGQWSRNPSLSPHMPNVGKPSPPPTKIAVSVSVSSLRPETPAQQIYSTAATQQPVIQHAPGMRALAPSYPRGGLPPLTLNIPHRPYMPVKSSRDLAISGKSVIETLLPVNPNEPAQRLEEPKLSPAVIPEPTNKASTSPKVPSPNQPPTYIPETAKIEITASTSSPVFGKPSAMADTLSSRSQKQIPGPITTDNNLLSPRQKQEMSNLQLLTTHVPRSSTPSPVIVAHGQPHLVHKSVVHSIGASTVSTANQSLIKTVVPIVSQQIPPPAVSVPIPEEKCVITQTPLPLANQRHSPVPQSSQIPKPHIPLVSTVSQAIIARPVPPVVSSIPATPVIESSTVECLEPRMPPDQELELDANARIAETAQPMQLTPPIQPTQPMEMIKEEPVEVKHEEPVMKEEFPNNEPAEFPLTQPANVDLKPKLEQQDLIKSEIIVPKTEAVDSIVPKIEIETPPIKVEAVNEIKEEEPAKDIEETNMEEEPAEDPLKEPSTDPLAIDVSKEDPADSKEDSDYWSAKEVNIESVIKKVDALCDGEGNDGDEETQHGTNIGNENQEPPKTESSEWFNAEIVENENKKTFTANDDQDEGVETCESESTKSRRGRTRTRRGGNRGGVTTRRSVKNTATVPHKRGGRTPRGNKHHVEKNKLPADVYEFHDDSEEDNAGRPRLILTIKSPVPNLTGPNAQPATPIAAVKEVPPEEFVSPAANTRKSKRLAERDGSRNTIDDVIEDVVRGSAANKGLVGNTGNVHATRRSTRHNNAPRPVQASLQLTEPRKSPRGVRKSTRRTSENDDSSEEKIKEIVPPPPPELQTKEENVPSRAETPKTEEPASQSAPSPIQKPVSHEPMTLIDPVTGMLIPMRESEEGQYIPVSTASGQIAINRADTRTTPAIITASPTTEVLRPKPAQPENLTVAEEPKKEPDPVPIQPQASVITKPQSPAVQVTPTISIVPTATTSTTVTSITTTTVATPQTAPTCSTQSKPTSLKAHVLNASKLATPVQQPPIITKPPAAPSVPSQSIVQNMAKLTQTVQGLHLQIPNRVVSPNLSPRAKQAPQISAANGKGQGQPMSPVLNNTGVPPNPKQHLLQAAKQQQQQQQQQQQPPPPPPPQQPSTIVNLPQKLPIHPSANVHPATVATSTPRIHQPVSQPTALKAINGQPHPLNPKAHLLQAVVPPIVTGAVASPPTQPHLMNPQPVGVSCSRPPAPKPPVTGTMEPPKVEVSMSGCIMVPTPSPQARGVPITTYEGPLHGNAGAAPSPGGQYGLVPPHRSQSPPLPPPAHHHANASQGDVVNHFGGLPRGAELPPHYMHPQVLQYQYLRAQQEALTAPRIAYHIPRTRSPHLPLDPKLEPGIEDSHSPPLELRRSTKTPQDRTTDSPQVAQVYMLHGAPRLPPPPPQYNAGGNPSLTAPVAARGGFYEPPPAHLRSPYPIAASEAPSDRAITPDRPRKHQVVTPPHASQVPPQADSFQMLLQRYPVMWQGLLALKNDQAAVQMHFVFGNPNVARDSLPCNSDGSTPPLRIAQRMRLEQTQVDGVARKMQMDNEHCMLLALPCGRDEVDVLQQSKNLQTGFIMYLQQKQAAGIVNIAAPGSQQPAYVVHIFPACDFANESLARIAPDLLHRVAKIAHLLIVIATV